A region from the Variovorax sp. RKNM96 genome encodes:
- a CDS encoding ROK family protein, with product MKSKPSKKKSSPALKNGLPGPEVHGLRELPGLQVDGYSLQLRDKDGFVGDQASQTAFRELLERWRKRRRKEGRDPLGLSHSRNLSKKELDHALQAKKASEAADVMHGAIEEFAEELAYVIQRFTRQPSWQKVERIVIGGGFPESDVGERAILQASAILEEMGVHVQLGRLSHNVDDGGLIGWVHLTPPEMLKGHDAILAVDIGGTNIRCGIVKTRHRKARDFSLAKVVRRVKWRHADDGPNRGSIVEHIAEMLEDMVRYSERKKIRLAPFIGIGCPGLIRRDGSISRGAQNLPGDWESHAFHLPSEVWRRMPMIGSGPTLVLMHNDAVVQGLSELPFMREVKHWGVLTIGTGLGNASFTNLP from the coding sequence ATGAAGTCCAAGCCCTCGAAGAAGAAATCCTCTCCCGCCCTCAAGAATGGTTTGCCCGGCCCCGAAGTCCACGGCTTGCGTGAACTCCCCGGCCTGCAGGTCGACGGCTACAGCCTGCAGTTGCGCGACAAGGACGGCTTCGTCGGCGACCAGGCCAGCCAGACCGCCTTCAGGGAATTGCTCGAACGCTGGCGCAAGCGCCGCCGCAAGGAAGGCCGGGATCCGCTGGGCCTCTCGCATTCGCGCAACCTCAGCAAGAAGGAACTCGACCACGCGCTGCAGGCGAAGAAGGCCTCGGAAGCCGCCGACGTGATGCATGGCGCCATCGAGGAGTTCGCCGAAGAGTTGGCCTACGTGATCCAGCGCTTCACCCGTCAGCCCTCATGGCAGAAGGTCGAGCGCATCGTGATCGGCGGTGGCTTTCCCGAAAGCGACGTGGGCGAGCGGGCCATCCTGCAGGCCAGCGCCATCCTCGAGGAGATGGGCGTGCATGTGCAGCTGGGTCGGCTCTCGCACAACGTGGACGACGGCGGCCTGATCGGCTGGGTGCACCTCACGCCGCCGGAGATGCTCAAGGGGCATGACGCCATCCTCGCGGTGGACATCGGCGGCACCAACATCCGCTGCGGCATCGTCAAGACGCGCCACCGCAAGGCGCGCGACTTCTCGCTCGCGAAGGTGGTGCGTCGCGTGAAATGGCGCCATGCCGACGACGGCCCGAATCGCGGCAGCATCGTCGAGCACATCGCCGAGATGCTGGAGGACATGGTGCGCTACAGCGAGCGCAAGAAGATCCGGCTCGCGCCTTTCATCGGCATCGGTTGCCCGGGGCTGATCCGCCGGGATGGATCGATCTCGCGCGGCGCGCAGAACCTGCCGGGCGACTGGGAGAGCCATGCCTTCCATCTGCCGAGCGAGGTGTGGCGCCGCATGCCGATGATCGGCTCGGGCCCGACGCTGGTGCTGATGCACAACGACGCGGTGGTGCAGGGCCTGAGCGAGCTGCCGTTCATGCGCGAGGTGAAGCACTGGGGTGTGCTGACCATCGGCACGGGGCTCGGCAACGCGAGCTTCACGAACCTGCCCTGA
- the gudD gene encoding glucarate dehydratase yields MTSPESVSNAISNVVRGAPVVTGMRVVPVAGHDSMLMNLSGAHGPFFTRNLLILTDSAGHTGVGEVPGGEKIRQTLEDARDLIVGQPIGRHNAVLNSLRSAFAGRDSGGRGQQTFDLRVTIHAVTAVEAALLDLLGQFLEVPVAALLGEGQQRDAVQMLGYLFYVGDRTKTDLPYETDPGADNDWFRLRHEEAMTPESIVRLAEATHARYGFTDFKLKGGVLRGEEEVEAIRALHERFPKARVTLDPNGGWLLADAIRLCRDLHGVMAYAEDPCGAEGVFSGREVMAEFRRATGLPTATNMVATDWREMVHSLSLQSVDIPLADPHFWTMQGSVRVAQLCQAWGLTWGSHSNNHFDVSLAMFTHVAAAAPGKVTAIDTHWIWQDGQRLTKAPLQIEEGFVKVPTRGGLGIELDMAEVEKAHQLYLKHGLGARNDAQAMQYLIPNWTFDNKRPCMVR; encoded by the coding sequence ATGACAAGTCCTGAATCCGTTTCCAACGCCATCTCCAACGTCGTTCGGGGCGCCCCCGTCGTCACCGGCATGCGCGTGGTCCCCGTCGCGGGCCACGACAGCATGCTGATGAACCTGAGCGGCGCGCACGGCCCGTTCTTCACGCGGAACCTCTTGATCTTGACCGACAGCGCCGGCCATACCGGCGTGGGCGAAGTGCCGGGCGGCGAGAAGATCCGCCAGACGCTCGAAGATGCGCGCGACCTCATCGTGGGCCAGCCCATCGGCCGCCACAACGCGGTGCTCAACAGCCTGCGCAGCGCCTTCGCCGGTCGCGACAGCGGCGGCCGTGGCCAGCAGACCTTCGACCTGCGCGTGACCATCCATGCGGTCACCGCCGTCGAGGCTGCGCTGCTCGACCTGCTGGGCCAGTTCCTCGAAGTGCCGGTCGCGGCCCTGCTCGGCGAGGGCCAGCAGCGCGATGCGGTGCAGATGCTCGGCTATCTCTTCTACGTGGGCGACCGCACGAAGACCGACCTGCCGTACGAGACCGACCCGGGCGCGGACAACGACTGGTTTCGCCTTCGCCACGAAGAAGCCATGACGCCCGAATCCATCGTGCGCCTGGCCGAGGCCACGCATGCGCGCTACGGCTTCACCGACTTCAAGCTCAAGGGCGGCGTGCTGCGCGGCGAGGAAGAAGTGGAAGCGATCCGTGCGCTGCACGAGCGCTTTCCGAAGGCGCGCGTCACGCTCGACCCGAACGGCGGCTGGCTGCTGGCGGACGCGATCCGCCTGTGCCGCGACCTGCACGGCGTGATGGCCTATGCCGAAGACCCGTGCGGCGCCGAAGGCGTGTTCTCGGGTCGCGAGGTGATGGCCGAGTTCCGCCGCGCCACGGGCTTGCCCACCGCCACCAACATGGTCGCCACCGACTGGCGCGAGATGGTGCACAGCCTCTCGCTGCAGTCGGTCGACATCCCGCTGGCCGATCCGCACTTCTGGACCATGCAGGGCTCGGTGCGCGTGGCGCAGCTGTGCCAGGCCTGGGGCCTCACCTGGGGCTCGCATTCGAACAACCACTTCGACGTGTCGCTCGCGATGTTCACCCACGTGGCCGCTGCCGCACCCGGCAAGGTGACGGCCATCGACACGCACTGGATCTGGCAGGACGGCCAGCGCCTGACGAAGGCGCCGCTGCAGATCGAGGAGGGCTTCGTGAAGGTGCCGACGCGCGGTGGCCTGGGCATCGAGCTCGACATGGCAGAAGTCGAGAAGGCGCACCAGCTGTACCTGAAGCATGGCCTCGGCGCGCGCAACGACGCGCAGGCGATGCAATACCTGATTCCGAACTGGACCTTCGACAACAAGCGGCCCTGCATGGTCCGCTGA
- a CDS encoding aldehyde dehydrogenase family protein, with protein sequence MTEFNNLINGEWLAGKSYSPNVNPSNLADVLGQYTQGDATHVDAAVAAATAAFPAWATGSIQARSDALDKIGTEILARKEELGTLLAREEGKTKAEGIGEATRAGQIFKFFAGECLRLSGELLPSVRPNIGVEITREPVGVVGLITPWNFPIAIPAWKIAPALAFGNCVVLKPADLVPGSAWALSEIISRSGIPAGVFNLVMGRGSVIGEALVNHPGIHAISFTGSVGVGRNIAIQCVTNHKKVQLEMGGKNPQVVLDDADLAQAVELSVQSAFYSTGQRCTASSRLIVTEGIYPKFIEAMKARMAKIKVGDALAQGTDVGPVSSKSQLNQDMEYIAIGKGEGATLAAGGELLKLETDGYYMSPALFSESAATMRINKEEIFGPVASVIRVKNYEEALATANDTEFGLSAGIATTSLKYATHFKRHSQAGMVMVNLPTAGVDYHVPFGGRKGSSYGPREQGKYAQEFFTTVKTAYTLA encoded by the coding sequence ATGACTGAATTCAACAACCTCATCAATGGCGAGTGGCTCGCTGGCAAGAGCTACAGCCCCAACGTCAACCCCAGCAACCTGGCCGACGTGCTGGGCCAGTACACGCAAGGCGACGCGACCCACGTCGATGCAGCTGTGGCCGCCGCCACCGCCGCCTTCCCGGCATGGGCCACGGGCAGCATCCAGGCGCGTTCGGATGCGCTCGACAAGATCGGCACCGAGATCCTTGCGCGCAAGGAAGAGCTCGGCACGCTGCTCGCACGCGAAGAAGGCAAGACCAAGGCCGAAGGCATCGGCGAGGCCACGCGCGCGGGCCAGATCTTCAAGTTCTTCGCGGGCGAATGCCTGCGCCTCTCGGGCGAGTTGCTGCCTTCGGTGCGCCCGAACATCGGCGTGGAGATCACGCGCGAGCCGGTCGGCGTGGTCGGCCTCATCACGCCGTGGAACTTTCCCATCGCCATTCCCGCCTGGAAGATCGCGCCCGCGCTGGCCTTCGGCAACTGCGTGGTCCTGAAGCCCGCGGACCTCGTGCCGGGCAGCGCCTGGGCGCTCTCCGAAATCATCAGCCGCTCGGGCATTCCGGCCGGCGTGTTCAACCTCGTGATGGGCCGCGGCAGCGTGATCGGCGAGGCGCTGGTCAACCACCCCGGCATCCATGCGATCAGCTTCACCGGCTCGGTGGGCGTGGGCCGCAACATCGCGATCCAGTGCGTCACCAACCACAAGAAGGTGCAGCTCGAAATGGGTGGCAAGAACCCCCAGGTGGTGCTGGATGACGCCGACCTCGCGCAGGCCGTGGAGCTCAGCGTGCAGAGCGCGTTCTACTCGACCGGCCAGCGCTGCACCGCATCGAGCCGCCTGATCGTCACCGAAGGCATCTACCCGAAGTTCATCGAGGCGATGAAGGCGCGCATGGCCAAGATCAAGGTCGGCGATGCGCTGGCGCAAGGCACCGACGTGGGCCCGGTCTCGTCGAAGTCGCAGCTCAACCAGGACATGGAATACATCGCCATCGGCAAGGGCGAAGGCGCCACGCTGGCGGCCGGCGGCGAACTGCTGAAGCTGGAGACCGACGGCTACTACATGTCGCCCGCGCTCTTCAGCGAATCGGCCGCCACCATGCGCATCAACAAGGAAGAAATCTTCGGCCCGGTCGCGAGCGTGATCCGCGTGAAGAACTACGAGGAAGCGCTGGCCACGGCCAACGACACCGAGTTCGGCCTTTCGGCCGGCATCGCCACCACGTCGCTCAAGTACGCGACGCACTTCAAGCGCCACAGCCAGGCCGGCATGGTGATGGTCAACCTGCCGACCGCGGGTGTGGACTATCACGTGCCGTTCGGTGGCCGCAAGGGTTCGAGCTACGGGCCGCGCGAGCAGGGCAAGTACGCGCAGGAGTTCTTCACCACGGTGAAGACGGCCTACACGCTGGCTTGA
- a CDS encoding nuclear transport factor 2 family protein, with protein sequence MLIKKLFLIAASAAVFSGCAMAPAGGGASDQPAVAAAAERLRIAMIDPTAAALGALVADDLSYGHSGGKVDTKASFISDLLDGKSDFVTITITEQTIKVVDANTAIVRHTLAADTNDSGKPGKVALKILGVWQKQGGNWKLLARQAVRVNP encoded by the coding sequence GTGCTCATCAAGAAACTCTTCCTCATCGCCGCCTCGGCCGCCGTGTTCTCGGGCTGCGCAATGGCACCCGCCGGCGGCGGTGCCTCGGACCAGCCCGCGGTGGCCGCGGCTGCCGAGCGCTTGCGCATCGCGATGATCGACCCGACCGCCGCCGCACTCGGCGCGCTGGTGGCCGACGACCTGAGCTACGGCCACTCGGGCGGCAAGGTCGACACCAAGGCCAGCTTCATCAGCGACCTGCTCGACGGCAAGTCGGACTTCGTGACCATCACGATCACCGAGCAGACCATCAAGGTGGTCGATGCCAACACCGCCATCGTGCGGCACACGCTCGCGGCCGACACCAACGATTCGGGCAAGCCCGGCAAGGTGGCGCTGAAGATCCTCGGTGTCTGGCAGAAGCAGGGCGGCAACTGGAAGCTGCTCGCGCGCCAGGCCGTTCGCGTCAACCCCTGA
- a CDS encoding SMP-30/gluconolactonase/LRE family protein yields MNNTMDRRRLLQAAAGSALGAVAAAAGAQSFPYKPQQRYPDPAVLILDPSFAKYRLYSSTLEQVGTGMRWAEGPVYLPREGYLVCSDIPNNRLMRYEEKTGEFKVHKSNVNHCNGNTRDRQGRLVSCEHSLTRRVVRTEHDGRMTVLADRFQGKRLNSPNDVVVKSDDTVWFTDPLFGISGTWEGDRATPEQATTNVYRVTPDGQVTAVITDLVNPNGLAFSPDEKKLYVIEWKGTPNRSLWSYDMAADGSVSNKAKLIDGVGAAALDGFRVDRDGNIWMGWGWNGALAAEPTDAGNGMKVYQPLAKSEDLDGVKIFNSQGKPIGFIRLPERCANLTFGGPKNNRLYMAASHSLYALYVESEGAT; encoded by the coding sequence ATGAACAACACCATGGATCGCCGTCGCCTGCTCCAGGCGGCTGCCGGCTCGGCACTCGGCGCAGTGGCTGCCGCCGCAGGCGCCCAATCGTTCCCCTACAAGCCGCAGCAGCGCTACCCCGACCCGGCCGTGCTGATCCTCGACCCGAGCTTCGCCAAATACCGCCTCTACAGCAGCACGCTCGAGCAGGTCGGCACGGGCATGCGCTGGGCCGAAGGCCCGGTGTACCTGCCGCGCGAGGGCTACCTCGTGTGCAGCGACATCCCGAACAACCGGTTGATGCGCTACGAGGAAAAGACCGGCGAGTTCAAGGTCCACAAGTCGAACGTGAACCACTGCAACGGCAACACGCGAGACCGCCAGGGGCGCCTCGTGAGCTGCGAGCACTCGCTGACGCGGCGCGTGGTGCGCACCGAGCACGACGGCCGCATGACCGTGCTGGCCGACCGCTTCCAGGGCAAGCGGCTGAATTCGCCGAACGATGTGGTGGTGAAGTCGGACGACACCGTCTGGTTCACCGATCCGCTCTTCGGCATCTCGGGAACCTGGGAAGGCGACAGGGCCACGCCCGAGCAGGCCACGACCAACGTGTACCGCGTGACGCCCGACGGCCAGGTCACTGCCGTGATCACCGACCTGGTGAACCCGAACGGCCTGGCCTTCTCGCCGGACGAGAAGAAGCTCTACGTGATCGAGTGGAAGGGCACGCCGAACCGCAGCCTCTGGAGCTACGACATGGCGGCCGACGGCAGCGTGTCGAACAAGGCCAAGCTGATCGACGGCGTGGGCGCGGCCGCGCTCGACGGCTTTCGCGTCGACCGCGACGGCAACATCTGGATGGGCTGGGGCTGGAACGGCGCGCTGGCCGCCGAGCCCACCGATGCCGGCAACGGCATGAAGGTCTATCAGCCCCTCGCGAAGTCCGAAGACCTCGATGGCGTCAAGATCTTCAATTCGCAAGGCAAGCCCATCGGTTTCATCCGCCTGCCCGAACGCTGTGCCAATCTCACGTTCGGCGGCCCCAAGAACAATCGCCTCTACATGGCGGCCAGCCATTCGCTGTACGCCCTCTACGTGGAGTCCGAAGGCGCCACCTAG
- a CDS encoding glycine betaine ABC transporter substrate-binding protein yields MHLLRSLWRAALLVSMTWFAAVPAQAADEALRVGSKRFTESYILAELLAQTAAPHTASPPVVRQGLGNTAIVYEALRSGAIDLYAEYTGTIALEILKGSPADTREAMNAALAPMGLGVAIPLGFNDGYALAVRAADAERLGLRTLSDLAKHPELKLGLSNEFLGRADGWKGLAARYGFTQTPTGLDHGLAYEAVAAKQIDAIDIYTTDAKIDHLGLRVLEDDRKFFPRYDAVVLYKLDLRTRLPKAWAALQTLEGKVDEHAMIAMNARAELQSVPFDVIARDFIASTGKTGAAPAAEAKRGFTAKLFGPDLWKLARQHLLLVALSVGIAILIGVPIAILVFSHVRLRAVVLGIASLMQTVPSLALLAVLISMLGAIGALPALIALTLYSLLPIMRNTVTGLAEVPNGLRLAGTALGMTPPQSLQLVLLPLALPTLLAGVRTATAIAIGTATIAAFIGAGGFGERIVTGLALNDRELLLAGALPAAAMALISEGIFELIEWTMRRRRRAPPSSLPPA; encoded by the coding sequence ATGCACTTGCTCCGCAGCCTTTGGCGCGCCGCCCTGTTGGTCTCGATGACCTGGTTTGCCGCCGTCCCCGCGCAGGCCGCGGACGAGGCGCTGCGCGTCGGCTCCAAGCGCTTCACCGAGTCGTACATCCTCGCCGAGTTGCTCGCGCAGACGGCCGCGCCGCACACCGCATCGCCGCCCGTCGTACGGCAGGGCCTGGGCAACACGGCCATCGTCTACGAAGCGCTGCGCTCGGGCGCCATCGATCTCTATGCCGAGTACACCGGCACCATCGCACTGGAGATCCTCAAGGGCTCGCCCGCGGACACGCGCGAAGCGATGAACGCTGCGCTCGCGCCGATGGGCTTGGGCGTGGCCATTCCGCTTGGCTTCAACGACGGCTATGCGCTGGCCGTGCGCGCGGCCGATGCGGAGCGGCTCGGGCTTCGCACGCTGAGCGACCTTGCCAAGCACCCCGAACTCAAGCTCGGCCTCTCGAACGAGTTCCTCGGCCGCGCCGATGGCTGGAAGGGCCTGGCCGCGCGCTACGGCTTCACGCAGACGCCGACCGGCCTGGACCATGGCCTCGCCTACGAGGCGGTGGCGGCCAAGCAGATCGATGCGATCGACATCTACACCACCGACGCGAAGATCGACCACCTGGGCCTGCGCGTGCTCGAAGACGACAGGAAGTTCTTTCCGCGCTACGACGCGGTGGTGCTCTACAAGCTCGACCTGCGGACGCGCCTCCCCAAGGCCTGGGCGGCGCTGCAGACGCTCGAAGGCAAGGTCGACGAGCACGCGATGATCGCGATGAATGCGCGGGCCGAACTGCAGAGCGTGCCCTTCGACGTCATCGCGCGCGACTTCATCGCCAGCACCGGCAAGACAGGCGCCGCACCGGCGGCAGAGGCCAAGCGCGGCTTCACCGCCAAGCTCTTCGGCCCCGACCTCTGGAAGCTCGCGCGCCAGCACCTGCTGCTGGTGGCGCTGTCTGTGGGCATCGCCATCCTGATCGGCGTGCCCATCGCGATCCTGGTGTTCTCGCATGTGCGGCTGCGCGCCGTGGTGCTCGGCATCGCGAGCCTGATGCAGACCGTGCCGTCGCTCGCGCTGCTGGCTGTGCTGATCTCGATGCTCGGCGCGATCGGTGCGCTGCCCGCGCTGATCGCGCTCACGCTCTACTCGCTGCTGCCGATCATGCGCAACACGGTGACGGGCCTCGCCGAAGTGCCGAACGGCCTGCGCCTGGCGGGCACCGCGCTCGGCATGACGCCGCCGCAGAGTCTTCAGCTCGTGCTGTTGCCGCTGGCGCTGCCCACGCTGCTCGCGGGCGTGCGCACGGCCACCGCCATTGCCATCGGTACGGCAACCATTGCGGCCTTCATCGGTGCGGGTGGATTCGGCGAGCGAATCGTGACGGGCCTCGCGCTGAACGACCGCGAACTGCTCTTGGCCGGCGCGCTGCCGGCCGCGGCGATGGCGCTGATCAGCGAAGGGATCTTCGAACTGATCGAATGGACAATGCGCCGCCGCCGGCGCGCACCGCCCAGTTCGCTGCCGCCGGCTTGA
- a CDS encoding tripartite tricarboxylate transporter substrate binding protein has protein sequence MQRRELLAAGLVLAATATLPLHASAQADAWPQQKPVTIIVPFPAGGSTDMVARALALQLQTKLGGSFVVDNRPGATGTIGTGFVRRALPDGYTLLVSSLGAFVVTPHLQKSVPYDATKDFDYISVPVQAPNVLVANVARPEHTVADVLALLRKTPGKVSFASSGNGSSDHLSAELFWQQTKTEGVHVPYKGGAPAVNDLLGNQVDFSFQNVNAVLPHIRAGKLRAIAVTGDKRSPVLPDVPTLAEAGVKGAEVYSWQGMAAPKGLPPALKKKLSDAVIAAMQDPETKKRMLDQGLEIVASTPEDFTAFQLREWTRWKTLIETRHITAD, from the coding sequence ATGCAGAGACGAGAGCTTCTTGCGGCGGGCCTCGTGCTCGCCGCCACCGCGACGTTGCCGCTTCACGCCTCGGCCCAGGCCGATGCATGGCCGCAGCAGAAACCCGTGACCATCATCGTGCCGTTCCCCGCCGGCGGCTCCACCGACATGGTGGCGCGCGCACTGGCGCTGCAACTGCAGACCAAGCTCGGCGGCAGCTTCGTCGTCGACAACCGCCCGGGCGCCACGGGCACCATCGGCACCGGCTTCGTCAGGCGCGCACTGCCCGACGGCTACACGCTGCTCGTGTCCTCGCTCGGCGCGTTCGTCGTCACGCCGCACCTGCAGAAGAGCGTGCCTTACGACGCGACCAAGGACTTCGACTACATCAGCGTGCCCGTGCAGGCGCCCAACGTGCTCGTCGCGAATGTCGCGCGGCCCGAGCACACGGTCGCCGACGTGCTCGCATTGCTGCGCAAGACGCCGGGCAAGGTCTCGTTCGCGAGCTCGGGCAACGGCTCGTCCGATCACCTGTCGGCCGAGCTCTTCTGGCAGCAAACCAAGACCGAAGGCGTGCATGTGCCCTACAAGGGCGGTGCGCCGGCGGTGAACGACCTGCTGGGCAACCAGGTCGACTTCTCGTTCCAGAACGTGAATGCCGTGCTGCCGCACATCCGCGCGGGCAAGCTGCGCGCGATTGCCGTCACCGGCGACAAGCGCTCGCCCGTGCTGCCCGACGTGCCCACGCTGGCCGAGGCCGGCGTGAAAGGTGCCGAGGTCTACTCGTGGCAGGGCATGGCCGCGCCGAAGGGCCTGCCGCCCGCGCTCAAGAAGAAGCTGAGCGATGCGGTCATCGCCGCGATGCAGGACCCCGAGACGAAGAAGCGCATGCTCGACCAGGGCCTCGAAATCGTCGCGAGCACGCCCGAGGATTTCACCGCCTTCCAGTTGCGCGAGTGGACGCGATGGAAGACGCTGATAGAAACCCGCCACATCACCGCAGACTGA
- a CDS encoding Ig-like domain-containing protein has product MRSVYSLLARARRLGAAMPFAFALLLPSFSSATWAAMDEVGRATPSVHRLKLFVDPQLAADIGVPEAGRRLAQYVADINTVFTRETVRSFVFDPAKDLQFVSPGSAPQCGFNGVAEREIVLCISKSQRGYSHGGLTTSTTFPPKGVTWNLNWTAIHDPLRLSRAITKAAPESTEKDYLGRQLKTLLHELEHVFGAGSGEYYSAIAVTDTTEVTPKADLELARITDRYWWQRQQWRLDPLLGTVFEERFDPAANRVATLEMIRFTEGTKANINTDWSDWPKLGSSKYMATTTATQVRVTDRETGAALAGAQVSVWRDPGAQKPLEPLAQGVADANGLFAFDWRCGFSCFAVGKTNLLVKAQMPGRAPGATWFTIFDAFEQKAVQGQAAFTIDLPLGIPDAYKPTVSLAAPAMATVGQPTILAPVAVDNVGVFGIKVVGANSLPICTFTASPYTCTWTPTAPGTQTIRVIALDMAGNSAVAFANVIVTPPTDAVVPTVALTAPASAAAGVATRLTATASDNVGISELKFIIDGKTVCTLRAAPYACAWTPAKTGAANIEVRAADAAGNLASTSAQVGIEGLRPEDL; this is encoded by the coding sequence ATGCGATCCGTTTATTCGCTGCTGGCGCGTGCGCGCCGGCTGGGCGCAGCCATGCCTTTTGCTTTTGCATTGCTGCTGCCTTCTTTCAGTTCCGCCACCTGGGCGGCCATGGACGAAGTCGGCCGTGCCACGCCGAGCGTCCATCGCCTGAAGCTCTTCGTCGATCCGCAACTCGCCGCCGACATCGGCGTGCCCGAAGCGGGCCGCCGGCTCGCGCAGTACGTGGCCGACATCAACACCGTGTTCACGCGCGAGACCGTGCGCAGCTTCGTTTTCGATCCGGCGAAGGACCTGCAATTCGTCTCGCCGGGCTCAGCGCCGCAGTGCGGCTTCAACGGCGTGGCCGAGCGCGAGATCGTGCTGTGCATCTCGAAGTCGCAGCGCGGCTACAGCCACGGCGGGCTGACCACGAGCACCACCTTCCCGCCCAAGGGCGTGACCTGGAATCTCAACTGGACCGCGATCCACGACCCGCTGCGCCTGTCGCGCGCCATCACCAAGGCCGCGCCCGAATCCACCGAGAAGGACTACCTCGGCCGCCAGCTCAAGACGCTGCTGCACGAGCTGGAGCACGTGTTCGGCGCGGGCTCGGGCGAGTACTACAGCGCCATCGCCGTGACCGACACCACCGAGGTGACGCCCAAGGCCGACCTCGAACTCGCCAGGATCACCGACCGCTACTGGTGGCAGCGCCAGCAGTGGCGCCTCGATCCGTTACTGGGGACCGTGTTCGAAGAGCGCTTCGACCCCGCCGCCAACCGCGTCGCCACGCTGGAGATGATCCGCTTCACCGAAGGCACCAAGGCCAACATCAACACCGACTGGAGCGACTGGCCCAAGCTCGGCAGCTCGAAGTACATGGCCACGACCACCGCCACGCAGGTGCGCGTGACGGACCGCGAAACCGGTGCCGCGCTCGCAGGCGCGCAGGTCTCTGTGTGGCGCGACCCGGGTGCACAGAAACCGCTGGAGCCGCTCGCGCAAGGCGTGGCCGATGCCAACGGCCTCTTCGCGTTCGACTGGCGCTGCGGCTTCAGCTGCTTCGCGGTCGGCAAGACCAACCTGCTCGTGAAGGCGCAGATGCCCGGTCGTGCACCGGGCGCGACCTGGTTCACCATCTTCGACGCGTTCGAACAGAAGGCGGTGCAAGGCCAAGCGGCTTTCACGATCGACCTGCCGCTCGGCATTCCCGATGCCTACAAGCCGACCGTTTCACTGGCCGCACCGGCCATGGCCACGGTGGGTCAGCCGACGATCCTTGCACCGGTGGCGGTCGACAACGTGGGCGTCTTTGGCATCAAGGTGGTCGGTGCCAACAGCCTCCCGATCTGCACCTTCACAGCGTCGCCGTACACCTGTACGTGGACGCCAACGGCGCCGGGCACGCAGACCATCCGCGTGATCGCGCTCGATATGGCTGGCAACTCAGCGGTTGCCTTCGCGAATGTGATCGTCACTCCGCCGACCGATGCCGTGGTGCCGACCGTCGCCTTGACCGCGCCGGCTTCGGCCGCGGCAGGCGTGGCCACGCGGCTCACCGCCACGGCATCCGACAACGTCGGCATTTCGGAGTTGAAATTCATCATCGACGGCAAGACCGTGTGCACCCTGCGCGCCGCGCCTTACGCCTGCGCATGGACGCCTGCGAAGACCGGTGCCGCGAACATCGAGGTGCGTGCTGCCGATGCGGCGGGCAACTTGGCCAGCACCTCGGCCCAGGTCGGCATCGAAGGCTTGCGGCCCGAAGATCTGTAG